The following coding sequences lie in one Saimiri boliviensis isolate mSaiBol1 chromosome 6, mSaiBol1.pri, whole genome shotgun sequence genomic window:
- the TRIM21 gene encoding E3 ubiquitin-protein ligase TRIM21, whose protein sequence is MASAARLTMMWEEVTCPICLDPFVEPVSIECGHSFCQECISEVGRNGGGVCPVCRQRFLLKNLRPNRQLANMVDNLREISQDTKEGTQWEQCAVHGERLHLFCEKDGKALCWVCAQSRKHRDHSMVPLEEAAQEYQEKLQVALGELRRKQELAEKLEVNIAMRRAELKRKVETQKSRIHAVFVQQKKFLVEEEQRQLQELEKDEREQLRILGEKEAELTQQSQALQELISELERRCHGSALELLQEVMTVLERSESWNLKDLDIVSPELRSVCRVPGLKKMLRTYAVHITLDPDTANPWLILSEDRRQVKLGETQQNIPGNEERFDSYPMVLGAQQFHSGKHYWEVDVTGKEAWDLGVCRDSVRRKGQFLLSSNSGFWTVWLWNKQKYEAGTDPQTPLHLKVPPCQVGIFLDYEAGMVSFYNITDHGSLIYTFSECAFTGPLRPFFSPGFNDRGRNKAPLTLCPLNIGSQGSTDY, encoded by the exons ATGGCTTCAGCAGCACGCTTGACAATGATGTGGGAGGAGGTCACGTGCCCTATCTGCCTAGACCCCTTCGTGGAGCCTGTGAGCATCGAATGTGGCCACAGCTTCTGCCAGGAATGCATCTCTGAGGTTGGGAGAAATGGGGGTGGTGTCTGTCCTGTGTGCCGGCAGCGCTTTCTGCTCAAGAATCTCCGCCCCAACCGACagctagccaacatggtggacAACCTTAGAGAAATCAGCCAGGATACCAAAGAGGGCACACAGTGGGAACAGTGTGCAGTGCATGGAGAGAGACTTCACCTGTTCTGTGAGAAAGATGGGAAGGCCCTTTGCTGGGTGTGTGCCCAATCACGGAAACACCGTGACCACTCCATGGTCCCTCTTGAGGAGGCTGCACAGGAGTACCAG GAGAAGCTCCAGGTGGCATTAGGAGAATTGAGAAGAAAGCAGGAGTTGGCTGAGAAGTTAGAAGTGAACATTGCAATGAGGAGAGCAGA ATTAAAGAGAAAGGTGGAAACACAGAAATCTAGGATTCATGCAGTGTTTGTGCAGCAAAAAAAATTCCTGGTTGAAGAAGAGCAGAGGCAGCTGCAGGAGCTGGAGAAGGATGAGAGGGAACAGCTGAGAATCCTGGGGGAGAAAGAGGCTGAGCTGACCCAGCAGAGCCAGGCCCTGCAGGAGCTCATCTCAGAGCTGGAGCGAAGGTGCCACGGCTCAGCACTGGAACTGCTGCAG GAGGTGATGACTGTCCTGGAAAG GAGTGAGTCCTGGAACCTGAAGGACCTGGATATTGTCTCTCCAGAACTCAGGAGTGTGTGCCGTGTGCCAGGGCTGAAGAAGATGCTGAGGACATATGCAG TCCACATCACTCTGGATCCAGACACAGCCAATCCATGGCTCATACTTTCAGAAGATCGGAGACAAGTGAAGCTTGGAGAGACCCAGCAGAACATACCTGGAAATGAAGAGAGATTTGATAGTTATCCTATGGTCCTGGGTGCCCAGCAGTTCCACTCCGGAAAACATTACTGGGAGGTAGATGTGACAGGAAAGGAGGCCTGGGACCTGGGTGTCTGCAGAGACTCTGTGCGCAGGAAGGGGCAGTTTTTGCTCAGTTCCAATAGTGGCTTCTGGACAGTTTGGTTGtggaacaaacaaaaatatgaggCTGGCACCGACCCCCAGACTCCCCTCCACCTTAAGGTACCTCCATGCCAAGTTGGGATTTTCCTGGACTATGAGGCTGGCATGGTCTCTTTCTACAACATCACTGACCATGGCTCCCTCATCTACACCTTCTCTGAATGTGCCTTTACAGGACCTCTGCGGCCCTTCTTCAGTCCTGGTTTCAAtgacagaggaagaaacaaagcTCCTCTAACCCTCTGTCCACTGAATATAGGATCTCAAGGATCCACTGACTATTGA